TCAACGGCCGCCGTTGGGATAACTTTGTGCTCTCCACCCCCAACGTTGCTCCCGACGGCAACACCGGCCTTATTAGCTACCGCGGCGTCTCCGGCCTCTACAACACCAACCTCGTCGACGGCGCCAACAACCAGCAGGCTTTCTTCTCGGAAGCACGCGGTCGCTCCATCGGAGCGCCTTACGTCTATCCGCTCGAATCCATTCAGGAGTTCCAGTCCAGCGTCAGCGGCTATTCGGCTGAGCTAGGCCAGGCCGCTGGCGGCATCGTCAACGCCATCACAAAATCTGGAACCAATCAGTTTCACGGCGATGTCTTCGAGTACTACCGCACCCCCGGCTGGAACGCCCTCGACCCACTGAACAAGTACAATGGAAACCTCACCCGCAATCCCTTCCTCCTCAACCAGCCTGTAAAGACGCAGAACCAGTTCGGTGTCTCGATAGGCGGACCCATTCTCAAGGACAAGCTCTTCTTCCACTTTACCTACGATGGCTACCGCAAGGTCAATCCCATCACCTATCTCTCTACCTACAACGCCGCGACTACCAGTGTGGCAAATCTCGCTCATCTCTGCGACGGCGGCACCACCTACGTCTCGGACGCTGGAAACATCTACCCCACCACCATCACCGGCGTCAGCCCGACCCAGTGTTCGCAGGCGGTAGACTTCATCCAGACCAAGCTGCTCGGCTCCTTCGCGCGTAACACCACTCAGGACATCTACTTCCCGCGCCTGGACTACCAGCTCAACTCCAAGACCCATCTCTCGGCCAGCTTCCTCTTCGAAAACTTCAAGCAGCCCAACGGCTACAACACCTCCACCACCGTCAACAACGGCTCGGTCACGCAGAACGGCGGCGTCAACTTCCATCAGCGCTACGTCGTGGCCAACGCCGAGACCGCACTCACCACCAACTCGGCCAACGTGGTCCACTTCCAATGGTCGCGCGACCTTGAGACCGCCAGCACAAACTCCGGTGGTCCTGCTATGAACATCGGTAGCTCCACCGTCGGCGTAGCAGCCTATGGCGAAACCTCCGCCCTCCCCCGCGGAGCCTTCCCCGACGAGCACCGCATCCAGATCACCGACATCTACTCCACCATCTTCGGCAAGCACTCCGTCAAACTCGGCGTAGACGTCAATCTCATCCACGAGCAGATCGCCAACCTCTTCGGAGGCGACGGCAGCTTCACCTACTCCACCGGTACCGTCGAGGCCGAGTTCGCCAACTGGATCCAGGACGTCTATCAGGTCAACGGCGGCCGCCACTACAGCTCCTTCTCTCAGACCACCGACCCCATCACCGGCATCGGTGCAGACGACTTCTGGAACAAGAACCTCGATATCTTCGTCGAAGACGACTGGAAGGTCACACCTAAACTCCTGCTATCGCTCGGTGCGCGTTACGACGTCCAACTCGTTCCCCAGCCCGACCGTCCCAACACGACCAGCACCCCGGCCTTCAACGCCACCTCGGTCATCAACACCGACTACCACATGGCCGCGCCCCGCATCGGCTTCGCCTGGAGCCCCCACGAGGGAACCGTCGTCCGCGGCGGATACGGGCTCTTCTTCGGCTTGACCTCCAACTCCACCTGGTACACCCTGCGCCGCGAGAATGGCGTCTACCAACAGCAGTTCAGCACTCGCACCTATAGCCCCAGCGGCACCTACAGCGCCATCACCGGCGCTCCCACTGGTGGGCCCAATCGTAAGTTCAGCGGCAACTCCGGCGCCGTCTACGACAGCTTCGCACCGCAGGGCGGCATCCCAGCCTTCACGCCTCCCGGCCCGGCTCCCATCAACCAGGTCACTGGAGCCCCAACGCCCGCCCTCAACCCGGGCCTCCCGGCGTCCACACTCAACATCCGTGGGGCCGCCCCTAACTTCCTCAACCCCTTCACCCACTCCTACGACCTCGCAGTCGAGCAACAGCTTCCGCTCCACTCCACCCTCTCCATCGGCTACGTCGGAACCCGCGGCATGCGTCTTCCCATCTTCGTTGACACCAACGTAGATCCCGTCAACGGCGTCATCTCGAACCGCCCCTACTACTCCTCCAGCG
The nucleotide sequence above comes from Tunturibacter empetritectus. Encoded proteins:
- a CDS encoding TonB-dependent receptor; the encoded protein is MKLSPASNGFLTCAEAVLLVASFGYPIAAQTAAVGNIAGTVTDTSGAAVPGAAVVVTNTDTGVSRTLATGSDGSYSATFLQPGHYEVLLGGGGFGKIDRQNLTVTVGQVLTVDAALPTASVSTEVQVSTESPIIDTDKNQISQTIDQHLISNLPVNGRRWDNFVLSTPNVAPDGNTGLISYRGVSGLYNTNLVDGANNQQAFFSEARGRSIGAPYVYPLESIQEFQSSVSGYSAELGQAAGGIVNAITKSGTNQFHGDVFEYYRTPGWNALDPLNKYNGNLTRNPFLLNQPVKTQNQFGVSIGGPILKDKLFFHFTYDGYRKVNPITYLSTYNAATTSVANLAHLCDGGTTYVSDAGNIYPTTITGVSPTQCSQAVDFIQTKLLGSFARNTTQDIYFPRLDYQLNSKTHLSASFLFENFKQPNGYNTSTTVNNGSVTQNGGVNFHQRYVVANAETALTTNSANVVHFQWSRDLETASTNSGGPAMNIGSSTVGVAAYGETSALPRGAFPDEHRIQITDIYSTIFGKHSVKLGVDVNLIHEQIANLFGGDGSFTYSTGTVEAEFANWIQDVYQVNGGRHYSSFSQTTDPITGIGADDFWNKNLDIFVEDDWKVTPKLLLSLGARYDVQLVPQPDRPNTTSTPAFNATSVINTDYHMAAPRIGFAWSPHEGTVVRGGYGLFFGLTSNSTWYTLRRENGVYQQQFSTRTYSPSGTYSAITGAPTGGPNRKFSGNSGAVYDSFAPQGGIPAFTPPGPAPINQVTGAPTPALNPGLPASTLNIRGAAPNFLNPFTHSYDLAVEQQLPLHSTLSIGYVGTRGMRLPIFVDTNVDPVNGVISNRPYYSSSASGITPIIVPIYTKRLSTATGSILTGQSDVNSWYHSMAVSVRKPLSYGVEVLANYTWAKTMDGGQSGAPNGTFNGTDAPLIPFAEGHRQGRGAEYARSDIDQRGRFVGSIVATSKLPIANRYAAYAANGWQLSGSYTAQTGFPVTGFINGTISSALGGGDGGVTGAVLTSGTGTRVPDQIARRNSFTGPGVHNLDSRISRSFPVHEGMAIEVAAEAFNVLNHRNILSVNNSLVNYTAASTPTSPTSCNFPGSSGCFTPNPSFGAPTSTSNILYGPRQVQLLGRFVF